In Clarias gariepinus isolate MV-2021 ecotype Netherlands chromosome 9, CGAR_prim_01v2, whole genome shotgun sequence, a single window of DNA contains:
- the LOC128530075 gene encoding N-acetyllactosaminide beta-1,3-N-acetylglucosaminyltransferase 3-like isoform X1 has product MNMKFPKWIYGPRRKRRKQEITVLLITTALCLLVVMRTGLENKKQQKTTGKPDGKFEPQALPEQSRNLSHKCQRNVSVSNITGFFTLPEKIKNFLFYRHCRHFPMLLNVPGKCGGPQNSPQVFLLLVIKSSPPNYDRREVLRKTWASERLQSGMWIRTVFISGTTGNGLEKKRLNKLLELENRMYQDIIQWDFHDSFYNLTLKQVLFLEWMERFCPHVHFLLNGDDDIFANTDNMVQYLKGLHDNDGSKHLFTGHLIQYVGPIRTPASKYYIPVQVHESDRYPPYCGGGGFLLSQYTSRIIYNMSQSITLLPIDDVYMGICLEKAGLKPVSHMGVKTAGLHIPSKKLDMYNPCYYREVLLIHRFLPHQIFLMWHEIYQSDLVCGRRGFNAQPEDLVP; this is encoded by the coding sequence GACcaaggagaaagagaagaaagcaGGAGATCACTGTGCTGCTCATCACGACTGCTCTCTGTTTGCTAGTTGTGATGCGGACAGGCTTAGAGAACAAGAAACAACAAAAGACTACTGGAAAACCAGACGGCAAATTTGAACCACAGGCGTTACCAGAGCAGTCCAGGAATTTGTCCCACAAATGTCAGAGAAACGTCTCTGTGTCTAACATCACTGGGTTTTTCACTTTGCCAGAAaagattaaaaactttttgttttaccGACACTGCCGGCATTTCCCGATGCTACTTAATGTTCCCGGTAAGTGCGGCGGTCCTCAGAACTCTCCACAGGTTTTCCTGCTGCTGGTCATTAAAAGTTCTCCACCCAACTATGACCGACGGGAGGTTCTGAGAAAAACGTGGGCTTCAGAAAGACTTCAGAGTGGCATGTGGATCCGCACTGTGTTTATATCAGGCACCACAGGTAATGGTTTAGAGAAGAAAAGACTCAATAAACTTCTGGAACTGGAGAACCGTATGTACCAGGACATCATTCAGTGGGACTTTCATGATTCTTTTTACAACCTCACGCTAAAGCAGGTCTTATTCCTGGAGTGGATGGAGAGGTTTTGCCCTCATGTGCACTTCCTCCTCAATGGAGATGACGACATTTTTGCCAACACAGACAACATGGTGCAGTATCTCAAAGGGTTACATGATAATGATGGAAGCAAACACCTGTTCACCGGCCACTTGATCCAATATGTGGGGCCGATCAGAACACCAGCCAGCAAATACTACATTCCAGTTCAGGTCCATGAATCAGATCGCTACCCTCCGTACTGTGGTGGGGGAGGCTTCCTGTTGTCACAATACACTTCCAGAATCATCTACAACATGTCTCAATCCATCACCCTGCTCCCCATCGATGATGTTTACATGGGAATATGTCTGGAAAAAGCTGGACTTAAACCTGTGTCTCATATGGGAGTGAAGACAGCGGGCTTGCACATTCCTTCAAAAAAGCTGGACATGTACAATCCATGCTACTACCGTGAGGTTCTCCTGATCCACAGGTTCCTCCCTCATCAGATATTTTTAATGTGGCATGAAATCTATCAGAGCGATTTGGTTTGTGGAAGAAGAGGATTTAATGCCCAGCCTGAGGATTTAGTGCCATAA
- the LOC128530075 gene encoding N-acetyllactosaminide beta-1,3-N-acetylglucosaminyltransferase 3-like isoform X2 produces the protein MRTGLENKKQQKTTGKPDGKFEPQALPEQSRNLSHKCQRNVSVSNITGFFTLPEKIKNFLFYRHCRHFPMLLNVPGKCGGPQNSPQVFLLLVIKSSPPNYDRREVLRKTWASERLQSGMWIRTVFISGTTGNGLEKKRLNKLLELENRMYQDIIQWDFHDSFYNLTLKQVLFLEWMERFCPHVHFLLNGDDDIFANTDNMVQYLKGLHDNDGSKHLFTGHLIQYVGPIRTPASKYYIPVQVHESDRYPPYCGGGGFLLSQYTSRIIYNMSQSITLLPIDDVYMGICLEKAGLKPVSHMGVKTAGLHIPSKKLDMYNPCYYREVLLIHRFLPHQIFLMWHEIYQSDLVCGRRGFNAQPEDLVP, from the coding sequence ATGCGGACAGGCTTAGAGAACAAGAAACAACAAAAGACTACTGGAAAACCAGACGGCAAATTTGAACCACAGGCGTTACCAGAGCAGTCCAGGAATTTGTCCCACAAATGTCAGAGAAACGTCTCTGTGTCTAACATCACTGGGTTTTTCACTTTGCCAGAAaagattaaaaactttttgttttaccGACACTGCCGGCATTTCCCGATGCTACTTAATGTTCCCGGTAAGTGCGGCGGTCCTCAGAACTCTCCACAGGTTTTCCTGCTGCTGGTCATTAAAAGTTCTCCACCCAACTATGACCGACGGGAGGTTCTGAGAAAAACGTGGGCTTCAGAAAGACTTCAGAGTGGCATGTGGATCCGCACTGTGTTTATATCAGGCACCACAGGTAATGGTTTAGAGAAGAAAAGACTCAATAAACTTCTGGAACTGGAGAACCGTATGTACCAGGACATCATTCAGTGGGACTTTCATGATTCTTTTTACAACCTCACGCTAAAGCAGGTCTTATTCCTGGAGTGGATGGAGAGGTTTTGCCCTCATGTGCACTTCCTCCTCAATGGAGATGACGACATTTTTGCCAACACAGACAACATGGTGCAGTATCTCAAAGGGTTACATGATAATGATGGAAGCAAACACCTGTTCACCGGCCACTTGATCCAATATGTGGGGCCGATCAGAACACCAGCCAGCAAATACTACATTCCAGTTCAGGTCCATGAATCAGATCGCTACCCTCCGTACTGTGGTGGGGGAGGCTTCCTGTTGTCACAATACACTTCCAGAATCATCTACAACATGTCTCAATCCATCACCCTGCTCCCCATCGATGATGTTTACATGGGAATATGTCTGGAAAAAGCTGGACTTAAACCTGTGTCTCATATGGGAGTGAAGACAGCGGGCTTGCACATTCCTTCAAAAAAGCTGGACATGTACAATCCATGCTACTACCGTGAGGTTCTCCTGATCCACAGGTTCCTCCCTCATCAGATATTTTTAATGTGGCATGAAATCTATCAGAGCGATTTGGTTTGTGGAAGAAGAGGATTTAATGCCCAGCCTGAGGATTTAGTGCCATAA